The Streptomyces sp. R28 region TGACGAGCCAAGTCACGCCCCGCCGGCCGCTCCCCCATTTCACAACCGTTGCACAATCACGCGGGAACTCCCGGGAACCCGCAGGTAGAAGCGGGAACCCCCGCCCAACGAAGAACGGCCCTGCCCCAGGGAAAACCCCAGGTCAGGGCCATAAAAGCAGACGAGTCGGGCTGTACGCCGGGTTCTGTCACCCGGTCGCCTCGCGGCGGCCGGGGAGACGGCCATCCATCTAGGACCGGCGTTGCCGCCGGCCTCCTGCGGTCTACCCGCGGACTCGGGCGGGCAGCCCTCGAACGTCCGCGCAGGGCCACCTTTTACAGCGGCCCCTTTTGACCTTGCTCCGGGTGGGGTTTACCTAGCTGCCCAGGTCACCCTGGGCACTGGTGGTCTCTTACACCACCGTTTCACCCTTACCGAGGCCCGTACGGATACGGTCCCCGGCGGTTTGCTTTCTGTGGCACTGTCCCGCGGGTCACCCCGGGTGGCCGTTAGCCACCACCCTGCCCTGTGGAGCCCGGACGTTCCTCGGGAAGCCCCCTGAGGGACTTCACGCGGCCGCCCGCCCGGCTCGTCTGCCGTGTCGACCATGTTACCGGCCTGCGGGGGGCGGCGGTCGCCAGTACCGATCCCGTGAGGATCAGGGCGAACGCGGCGAGCACCCCGGCCGTCAGGGGCTCGTCCAGGAACAGGGCTCCCGCCGCCACCGCGACCGCCGGATTGACGTACGTGAAGACCGTCGCCCGCGTCGGGCCCACCTCCTTGATCAGCTCCAGGAAGGCCACGAAGGCGACCGCCGTGCAGATCGCGCCCAGGGCGGCCAGGGCCGTCAGGACCTCGGCCGAGGGGACCGAAACCGGCCGGGTCAGCGCCGCCGCGGGGGCGTACACCAGCGCTGCCAGCGTCAGGCAAGCTGCCGTGAGCTGGAGGGACGGTACGTTCCTGAGCCACCGTGCTGCGATCAGCGGGGCTGTCGCGTAGCCGAGTACCGTCAGCAGGACCTCCGCCAGCGAGCGGGCGTCGCCGCCCGTCAGGTGCGGGACCGTGAGGGTCGCTACGCCGGCCAGGCCCAGGGTGAGGCCGGTCAGTCGGCGGATGCCCAGGTGCTCCGTGGCGCCGAAGAAGCGGGCCAGGGCGACGCCGACTATCGGTACGCCCGCGATCAGCAGGCCGGCCGTCGAGCTGGACAGGTGGCGTTCGGCGTCGGTCAGGGTCCACCAGGGGCCGATGATCTCTATGCAGGCGAAGGCCAGCAGGGGGCGCCAGTGCCGTCGTACCGTCCGGATCAGGCCGCCCTGGCGGATCGCGAACGGCAGCAGCAGCGCGGCGCCCAGTGCGCATCGCGTGAACACCACGACCGACGGGGAGACCGCCTCCACCGCCACCTTGATTATCAAATACGGGATGCCCCAGACCACGCCCATCAGGGCGAACAGAAACCAGCCGCGTGCAGTCATGCGGCGAGTTTCGGCCCCCTCACACTCCGCCGTCTTGAACGCTGTTGCGGTACGCCGCCGGGGTCACTCCCAGCACCCGGCGGAACCAGCGGGTGAGGTGCGCCTGGTCCGCGAAGCCGACCAGCGGGGCGACATCGGCCGGGCGCAGACCGGACTCCAGCAGACCGCGCGCCCGGTTCACCCGGTACTGGGCCAGCCAGGCGTACGGCGGTATCCCCATCGTCGTACGGAAGGCGCGCAGCAGCTGGTAGCGGGAGAGGCCGAGGTCCGTGGCCAGGGCCGCGAGGGAGGGTGGGGCGGTGAGTTCGTCGGCCAGGCGGTCTCGGACCGTCCGCGCGATGTGGCCGGCTCCCGTGACCGTGTCGCTCGCCGCGCGGGCCGTGGAGTGGCGGCGGGCCAGGGCCGTGAGCAGCCACGGAATGCGGGACTCTGCCTCCAACGGGTCGGGGCAGGCGGCCAGTTCTGTGTGTGTGCGGCGTAGGGCGGCGGCCAGGTCGGGGTCGTCGAGGAGGGGGTTGCGGAAGTGCGGGGTGCCGGAGCCTAGGGTGCCGTCGGTCAGTAGGGACGTCTTGGCGTACAGGGCTCGGTAGGCGTAGCCCTCGGACGCGGCCGGTCCGCCTGTGTGCATCTCGCCCGGTGCCAGTACGACGATGGAGCCGGGGCTGGGGCGTATGCGGCCACCCCGGTAGTCGATGATCTCGCTGCCGCCGACGCAGACGCCGATCGTGAACTCGTCATGGGCGTGCGGGGCGTACACGTGCCGGTTGAAGCGGGCCGTCAGCAAGTCGAGCGGAGGGCCGTCCCGGCCGAGCCGCGCCCTGGTCCACAGCGCCTGTTCACCCACTTCGCACCCCCTTTGCCTGCTGGCAGTGCAACACGGGGAGCCTCAGAGAAAGTCCGCCGTGTCCAGGTCGAAGGCGAAAGGCTGGGGCAGAACGATCGGTTTACCGAAGGCCACGGCGCGGAGCTCTTGGTAGTCGCCCGACTCCGGGTCGCTGAACAGCGTGATCCACGCGGTCTCTCGGTCGACGAGCAGGTAGAGCGGGATGCCGCCGCGGGCGTAACAGCGGCGCTTGATCTCGCGGTCGGTCTGTGGTGTCGAGGACGTGACCTCCAGCACCATGGCGGCTCCTTCACACGGCATCCAGGGATCGGCCCCCCGGTTGAGCCTCAGCTCCTCGGGAGCGAACGTGCCGTCCGGGATCACGTGGTCCTGTGGGTAGCCCTCCGCATGCTTCAGCTTCAGCCCCTTGTGCCCGGAGAACTGCATGTCGGTGTGAGATCGCCGATGCACCTGCTCCACGATGCGGCTGATGCAGTGCTCGTGATGCCCGTCCGGCATCGGGGTCACGACGACTTCCCCCTCGATCAGCTCCACGCGGAGCCCCTCCGGGGTGTCCATGTCGACGAACCAGTCCAGCAGGAGCTTCTGCGTGATCGGATCCTGTGCCATGGCGCACATGGAACGCCCCTCCAGCAGCTCGGCGGAGCTGAACAGCGGCGGGTCACCTGTACGAGAGTGCGCCGGAGCCGTCCGCTTGACCCTGCCGCGACGTCAACGTCTGTACTGGTCCCATGCGGATCGGAGAACTCGCCGCCGCCGTCGGCGTCACCACGCGGACCGTGCGGCACTACCACCATCAGGGGCTGCTGCCCGAGCCGGAGCGGCGCCCGAACGGGTATCGGGACTACACGCTGCGGCATGCCGTCGTGCTGGCGCGGATCCGGCGGCTGACCGAGTTGGGGCTGGCGCTCGCGGAGGTGCGGGACGTACTCGCCGAGGATGCCGGGAAGGATCTCGTGGAGGTGCTCACCGAGCTCGATGAGGATCTTGCCCGGCAGGAGGCCGCCATCCGGGAGCGGCGGGCGCGGCTGCGGGCGCTGCTGGAGACGGAGGGCGGGCTGCCCGCCGAAGGGCCCGTGTCGCCCCAACTGGCCGCGCTGTTCGAGGACATGGCGCATGTCGTCGCCGACTCGCCCATGGCCGCCAAGGACCGCGAGATGCTCGCGTTGATCGAGACCACGGCGGGTCCCGAGGGGCGGGAGCAGCTCCTGGGTGCGTTGGAGGGTGCGCTCGCCCGGCCGGGTGGGCAGGAACGGGCCCTTGCCGCCTACGCCCTGCTCGACGAACTCGCCGACGCCGACCCCGGCGATCCGCGCGTGGACGAGGCGGCCCGTGCCCTCGCCGACTGCCTGCCCCGCGACCTGTTCCCGGAGCCGCTGGAGGTCGACCCCGACAACAGTTTCCTGCGCGCCTTCTACGCCGACTTCGCCCCGGCGCAGGCGGAGGCCATCCGCCGAACCCTGCGGATGCTCGTGGAAGGGAGTGAGCCGTGATGCGGACCGGGCTCGTCCTCGCCCGGCACGAGCTGCGGCTGCTCGTCAGCCTCGCGCTGTGGGTGACCCGGCGGCGCCACGGGACCCGCGACGGTGGTACCGCCTTCGGGTACGCGCGCGGGCAGGGGCCGGTGATGTTCGGGTTCGCGTTCGTGTGCGTCGTGGAGTCGATCACCATGGCCGTGCTGCTGCGGGACTATCCGGCCGTGCACCGGGTGGTGTTCATGCTGGACGTGTACACCATCGTGCTGGTCGTCGGGATGCACGCCGCCTCCGTCGTACGACCGCATGTGCTCGACGCCGGCTCCCTGCGCATCCGGCGGGCCGCGCACGTCGATCTGCGCATACCGTTGGAGAAGGTCGAAAGCGTGCGGCGCGAGTTGCGCACCACCCATGAGCGGGCCGAGGGCGAGCTCGATGTCGCCATCGGGGCGCAGACCTCCATGACGCTCCAACTCACCGAGCCCGTCGCTCACTTCACCTTCCTCGGCCGTCGCCGGGACGTCCGCCTCGTCCGCTTCCACGCCGACGACGCCGACAGCCTCGTAAAGGCAATCACACTGGCGCGAAGCGGACCTTCGGCGCTCCCGTCGCCACTGCCGGATCAGCCTGGGTGAGGCGGGCTCTGAGCCGCTCCCCCAGCGGCAGCTGTTCTCCGTCCGCGGCCTCGATCCTGCCGATCACCGCCGGGGACTCCAACTGCACCACTCCGACGGCGGGTCGACGCTCGTCCACGTCCACCACCCAGCCGTCGAACACCTCCCCCACCCGGTCCTTCAGCAGCGCCGCCTCCACGAGGTCGACGCACTCCCGCTCCACCGTGCCCGCCCGCCGCGAACCCTCGGCCATGCGGGCGGGCAGCTCGTCGAGGGCGGCCACCACCCAGTCGGGCACCGCCTGACCGGCGACAGCGGCCAGGCAGATCTCGGCGGCGTACCGGTCGGCGAGGCGGCGCAGTGGGGCCGTGCAGTGGGCGTAGGGGGCGGCCACTGCGGAGTGCGTGGTGATGTCGGGCAGGGCACCGCTCCGGAAGACCGTGTATCCGGCGCCGCGCAACAGGGTCGTGCACTCCTGGAGGAAGGCCGCGTGGGGTGGGCGGTGCGGGTCGAGGGAGCGGACGAGTCCGGCGTACGAGACGTGGTGCGGCCAGTCGATGTGCAGGGCGTGGGCGGTACGGCGCAGGCGGCCCACCGCGCCGTCGGGGGCGGCGGGGAGGGTGCGCAGGACGCCGGTGCCGCTCGCCAGCATCAGGTCGGCGGCGGCCATCCCGGTCAGCAGGGAGATCTGGGCGTTCCAGCCGTCGGCGGGGTGTGGTGCGCGGTAGGCGAGCTCGTACATCCGATCGCCGTCGGGGGCACGGTCGGGGTCGTGGTCGGGGGCGCGCTCGACGATCTCCTGCTCGGGCACGTTGAGTGAGATCCCGCCCCGCTCCACCTCCAGCCGCTCCCGCAGCTCCCCGATCTCCTTCAGCAGCGCCAGCGGCTCCTCGGCGGTTCCACCGTCGATCTGCTTCTGTACGCCGTCGTAGTCGAGCTTGGCCCGGCTGCGGACCAGGGCGCGGCGGACGTCGACGGCGAGCGTACGGCCCTCCGCGTCGAGGTCGATCGTCCACAGGACGGCCGGTCGAACCTGATCCGGGAGCAGGCTCGCCGCGCCCTCGCTCAGCAGCTGGGGGTGCAGCGGGATCCGCTCGTCCGGGAAGTAGAGGGTGGTCACCCGCCGGTGGGCTTCGCGGTCGAGCGGGCCCGACGGTACGACGAAGGCGGCGACGTCCGCGATGGCGTACCGGACGCGGTAGCCGGTGCCCTGCCGGGACAGGTGCATCGCCTGGTCGAGGTCGGTGGAGGTGGGCGGGTCGATGGTGAAGAAGGGAACGTCGGTGGCGTCGTACGACGGGAGCGCGGGGGCGTTCGCGGTCCGCTCGGCCTCCGCCAGCACCTCGGCGGGGAAGGTCCCGAAGAGGCCTAGTTCGGTACGCAGCGTGGTGAGGGCGGCCCGGAGGGGGGCCTCGGGGGCGCCGGTCACTCGGATGTGGCGGCGGGGCATGAGTCGAGCGTAGGGCGAGGGTCGCCGAGTGGCACGCCGTACGCTGTGGCGGAGTTCGAGTGAAGGAGTACGTGTGCTTGTCCTGCTGCCGCCTTCCGAAGGCAAGGCCTCGTCCGGTCGGGGTGCGCCGCTGAAGCTGGAGTCGTTGTCCTTGCCGGGGCTGAGCGAGGCCCGGGAAGCCGTGCTGAGCGAGCTGGTCGAGCTGTGCGGCGGCGACGAGGGCAAGGCGCGGGACGTACTCGGGCTGAGTGAGGGGCTGCGGGGCGAGGTCGGCAAGAACGCCGAGCTGCGCACGGCCGGGGCGCGGCCCGCCGGGGAGATCTACACCGGGGTGCTGTACGACGCCCTCGACCTGGCGTCGCTGGACACGGCGGCGAAGCGGCGGGCGGCTCGCTCGCTGCTCGTGTTCTCGGGGCTCTGGGGTGCGGTGCGCGTCAACGACCGCATCCCCTCCTACCGCTGCTCGATGGGCGTGAAGCTGCCCGCCCTCGGCGCGCTCGGCACGTACTGGCGGGCGCCGATGGCGCAGGTGCTGCCCGAGGCTGCCGGGGACGGGCTGGTGCTGGATCTGCGGTCGTCGGCGTACGCGGCGGCGTGGAAGCCGAAGGGCGAGGTGGCCTCGCGGACGGCGACGGTACGGGTGCTGCACGCGCCGACGCGGAAGGTCGTCAGCCACTTCAACAAGGCGACGAAGGGGCGGATCGTACGGAGTCTGCTGACGGCGGGGGCGGCTCCCGGTGGGCCGGCCGAGCTGGTCGAGGCGCTGCGGGACCTCGGGTACGAGGTGGAGGTCGAGGCGCCCGCGAAGGCCGGGAAGGCGTGGTCGCTGGATGTGCTGGTGGCGGAGATCCACTAGCGAACCCCACAAGCCTGCGTTGCAACATACGCAATGACCTTTGCGCACCGTGCTTGACGTCGGCAGGATGAGGCCATGTCCTCTCCCCTGCCTGCCTCCGTGCTGGATCTCGCGCCCGTCGTGCCCGTCGTCGTGGTCGACGACCCCTCCGACGCCGTACCCCTGGCCCGGGCCCTGGTCGCGGGCGGGCTGCCCGCGATCGAGGTGACGTTGCGGACGCCGGCCGGACTGGAGGCGATCCGGGCGATCGCCGACGCGGTGCCGGACGCGGCGGTCGGGGCCGGCACCGTGATCACGCCGGAGCAGGTGCGGGAGTCGGTCGCGGCCGGGGCCCGCTTCCTGGTCAGTCCCGGCTGGACGGACGCACTCCTGGCCGCCATGCGTGCGTCGGGGGTGCCGTGTCTGCCGGGGGTGTCGACCACGTCCGAGGTGGTGGCGCTGCTGGAGCGCGGGGTGCGGGAGATGAAGTTCTTCCCGGCCGAGGCCGCGGGCGGTACGGCGTATCTCAAGTCGTTGTACGGGCCGTTGCCGCAGGCCCGGTTCTGCCCGACGGGCGGGATCGGCCCGGCGTCGGCCCCCGGATATCTCGCGCTGCCCAACGTCGGGTGCGTGGGCGGGAGTTGGATGCTTCCGGCGGACGCGGTGGCGGCGCGGGACTGGGAGCGGGTCGAGGCGCTGGCGCGGGAGGCGGCGGGGCTGCGGGCCGACAGCGCCCAGGG contains the following coding sequences:
- a CDS encoding Uma2 family endonuclease, with protein sequence MCAMAQDPITQKLLLDWFVDMDTPEGLRVELIEGEVVVTPMPDGHHEHCISRIVEQVHRRSHTDMQFSGHKGLKLKHAEGYPQDHVIPDGTFAPEELRLNRGADPWMPCEGAAMVLEVTSSTPQTDREIKRRCYARGGIPLYLLVDRETAWITLFSDPESGDYQELRAVAFGKPIVLPQPFAFDLDTADFL
- a CDS encoding MerR family transcriptional regulator, encoding MRIGELAAAVGVTTRTVRHYHHQGLLPEPERRPNGYRDYTLRHAVVLARIRRLTELGLALAEVRDVLAEDAGKDLVEVLTELDEDLARQEAAIRERRARLRALLETEGGLPAEGPVSPQLAALFEDMAHVVADSPMAAKDREMLALIETTAGPEGREQLLGALEGALARPGGQERALAAYALLDELADADPGDPRVDEAARALADCLPRDLFPEPLEVDPDNSFLRAFYADFAPAQAEAIRRTLRMLVEGSEP
- the yaaA gene encoding peroxide stress protein YaaA; this translates as MLVLLPPSEGKASSGRGAPLKLESLSLPGLSEAREAVLSELVELCGGDEGKARDVLGLSEGLRGEVGKNAELRTAGARPAGEIYTGVLYDALDLASLDTAAKRRAARSLLVFSGLWGAVRVNDRIPSYRCSMGVKLPALGALGTYWRAPMAQVLPEAAGDGLVLDLRSSAYAAAWKPKGEVASRTATVRVLHAPTRKVVSHFNKATKGRIVRSLLTAGAAPGGPAELVEALRDLGYEVEVEAPAKAGKAWSLDVLVAEIH
- the eda gene encoding bifunctional 4-hydroxy-2-oxoglutarate aldolase/2-dehydro-3-deoxy-phosphogluconate aldolase; the encoded protein is MSSPLPASVLDLAPVVPVVVVDDPSDAVPLARALVAGGLPAIEVTLRTPAGLEAIRAIADAVPDAAVGAGTVITPEQVRESVAAGARFLVSPGWTDALLAAMRASGVPCLPGVSTTSEVVALLERGVREMKFFPAEAAGGTAYLKSLYGPLPQARFCPTGGIGPASAPGYLALPNVGCVGGSWMLPADAVAARDWERVEALAREAAGLRADSAQGSGAQV
- a CDS encoding AraC family transcriptional regulator, translating into MGEQALWTRARLGRDGPPLDLLTARFNRHVYAPHAHDEFTIGVCVGGSEIIDYRGGRIRPSPGSIVVLAPGEMHTGGPAASEGYAYRALYAKTSLLTDGTLGSGTPHFRNPLLDDPDLAAALRRTHTELAACPDPLEAESRIPWLLTALARRHSTARAASDTVTGAGHIARTVRDRLADELTAPPSLAALATDLGLSRYQLLRAFRTTMGIPPYAWLAQYRVNRARGLLESGLRPADVAPLVGFADQAHLTRWFRRVLGVTPAAYRNSVQDGGV
- a CDS encoding RNB domain-containing ribonuclease, with product MPRRHIRVTGAPEAPLRAALTTLRTELGLFGTFPAEVLAEAERTANAPALPSYDATDVPFFTIDPPTSTDLDQAMHLSRQGTGYRVRYAIADVAAFVVPSGPLDREAHRRVTTLYFPDERIPLHPQLLSEGAASLLPDQVRPAVLWTIDLDAEGRTLAVDVRRALVRSRAKLDYDGVQKQIDGGTAEEPLALLKEIGELRERLEVERGGISLNVPEQEIVERAPDHDPDRAPDGDRMYELAYRAPHPADGWNAQISLLTGMAAADLMLASGTGVLRTLPAAPDGAVGRLRRTAHALHIDWPHHVSYAGLVRSLDPHRPPHAAFLQECTTLLRGAGYTVFRSGALPDITTHSAVAAPYAHCTAPLRRLADRYAAEICLAAVAGQAVPDWVVAALDELPARMAEGSRRAGTVERECVDLVEAALLKDRVGEVFDGWVVDVDERRPAVGVVQLESPAVIGRIEAADGEQLPLGERLRARLTQADPAVATGAPKVRFAPV